Proteins from a single region of Amblyomma americanum isolate KBUSLIRL-KWMA chromosome 10, ASM5285725v1, whole genome shotgun sequence:
- the LOC144107516 gene encoding uncharacterized protein LOC144107516 isoform X6 yields the protein MVLQTSRQAMVNGTSKSRETLKEFLRKRVESHPGISIQKLTGHLSQLPAEIRLKYGGNVDSIRRVLEQFPEIFIIRNHDQVHVANSKTANKQAGASSGANSDDETTTTLTGAKGKVYRMFKTYGFISVQHPISTSVYFSLRSFENGQHSSLLSSGLQLGDGVVLDAEVGPNDCEAKFRASRVTRIKGAGASASPSDSSSPAPQSTVLLPLVNRIGAIETLKDEFGFIKLEKEQECAFFHAAEIERYLGTAVPALPEVLAVGDKIRFDADLNKNTTARAKWVVTTIHNIQNVPPCHSGSETEGSEIAPGTIIKEKGLIQMVKPEFGFIKFGTNYRDRAFFHLNNVALPPRDTIKSLPDVFTINDPVRFEAKPSQKPSEKVKWQATTVWLGDLGTKDVLDSADESGNEVFLSDDESDIMDLIQDGLAAGNASDLEDDGLGAGSGLPLASSQTLVDGLRQHLRVETHDLLSSPKDFNHHFRDLHKDEAFGHMPQSVEPSIVIYRGATGIVTNVTDYGGTIEVQDQASPGSSGSRQGMRPHDVPQMSPEEFGQHLQIKAPVHHGGPTYDDFQREIQEAGLCLSDDVNPRRRRNNHSPLSIPPTSSETSPTSPSGSIHGDHGMPNGVCGNPLGSNGIFSNDVSDGVLRRLAKIMAQELHALQQNERVAKGSVRDASTQTAERLVRPVL from the exons ATGGTGCTACAAACCTCTCGCCAAGCCATGGTGAACGGGACAAGCAAATCCCGTGAGACGCTGAAGGAGTTTCTTCGTAAACGGGTTGAGTCTCATCCGGGTATCTCCATTCAGAAGCTGACTGGCCATCTTTCTCAACTCCCGGCTGAGATCCGCTTGAAGTATGGCGGCAATGTTGATTCCATCCGCAGAGTGCTTGAGCAGTTTCCTGAGATTTTCATCATCCGTAACCACGATCAAGTACATGTTGCAAATTCGAAGACTGCCAACAAACAGGCGGGGGCATCGTCGGGGGCGAACAGCGATGATGAAACCACCACTACGCTAACTGGGGCAAAAGGAAAAGTGTACCGAATGTTCAAGACGTACGGATTCATTTCTGTGCAGCATCCAATCAGCACGAGCGTCTACTTTAGTCTGCGCTCGTTCGAGAACGGACAGCATTCTAGCCTGCTTTCGTCTGGTCTGCAACTAGGTGATGGCGTTGTTCTTGACGCTGAGGTGGGCCCAAATGACTGTGAGGCTAAGTTTCGGGCTAGCCGAGTGACGCGCATCAAAGGTGCAGGTGCGTCGGCTTCACCGTCTGATTCGTCATCGCCGGCACCCCAAAGTACTGTGCTTCTGCCTCTTGTGAACAGAATTGGTGCGATAGAGACCCTGAAAGATGAGTTTGGCTTTATTAAGTTGGAGAAAGAACAGGAGTGCGCATTTTTTCACGCTGCCGAGATAGAGAGGTATCTTGGGACTGCTGTGCCCGCACTGCCAGAGGTTCTGGCCGTTGGAGACAAGATTCGGTTCGATGCTGACCTTAACAAGAACACGACTGCTAGGGCGAAGTGGGTGGTGACCACCATACATAACATACAAAATGTGCCTCCGTGCCATTCAGGAAGCGAGACGGAGGGAAGTGAAATAGCTCCGGGCACAATAATCAAGGAGAAGGGGCTCATACAGATGGTCAAACCAGAGTTTGGTTTCATCAAATTTGGCACCAACTACCGTGACCGTGCCTTCTTTCACCTCAACAACGTGGCGCTGCCTCCTCGTGACACTATCAAGAGTCTGCCTGACGTGTTCACTATCAATGACCCAGTGCGCTTTGAAGCCAAGCCGAGCCAAAAGCCATCCGAGAAGGTCAAATGGCAGGCGACTACAGTGTGGCTTGGGGATTTGGGGACCAAGGATGTCCTGGACTCTGCTGATGAGAGCGGCAACGAGGTTTTCCTCTCTGACGACGAATCGGACATCATGGACTTGATCCAAGATGGACTTGCGGCTGGCAATGCCAGTGACCTGGAGGACGATGGCCTGGGAGCAGGCTCAGGGCTGCCCCTCGCCTCTTCGCAAACATTAGTTGATGGACTGCGGCAACACCTCCGTGTAGAGACCCACGACCTGTTGTCATCTCCAAAGGACTTCAACCATCATTTTAGAGACCTCCACAAGGACGAAGCCTTTGGCCACATGCCCCAATCTGTCGAGCCATCCATTGTGATTTACCGGGGAGCAACTGGAATTGTCACGAATGTCACAGACTATGGTGGTACAATTGAGGTTCAGGATCAAGCAAGTCCTGGCTCATCCGGATCGAGGCAG GGGATGCGGCCCCATGATGTTCCCCAGATGAGCCCCGAAGAGTTTGGCCAGCATCTGCAGATTAAAGCGCCCGTGCATCATGGAGGGCCGACGTATGACGActtccagcgagaaat ACAAGAGGCAGGCCTTTGCTTATCGGATGATGTGAACCCTCGGAGACGAAGAAACAACCACAGTCCATTGTCCATTCCACCGACATCGAGTGAAACATCGCCCACATCGCCTTCGGGAAGCATTCACGGTGACCACGGCATGCCTAATGGTGTCTGTG GAAATCCTCTGGGATCCAACGGCATATTTTCCAACGACGTAAGT GATGGTGTCCTTCGTCGCCTGGCAAAGATAATGGCACAAGAACTTCATGCCCTGCAGCAAAATGAACGAGTGGCAAAGGGTTCAGTTCGGGACGCAAGCACACAGACAGCAGAGCGCCTTGTTCGTCCAGTCCTGTAG
- the LOC144107516 gene encoding uncharacterized protein LOC144107516 isoform X5: MVLQTSRQAMVNGTSKSRETLKEFLRKRVESHPGISIQKLTGHLSQLPAEIRLKYGGNVDSIRRVLEQFPEIFIIRNHDQVHVANSKTANKQAGASSGANSDDETTTTLTGAKGKVYRMFKTYGFISVQHPISTSVYFSLRSFENGQHSSLLSSGLQLGDGVVLDAEVGPNDCEAKFRASRVTRIKGAGASASPSDSSSPAPQSTVLLPLVNRIGAIETLKDEFGFIKLEKEQECAFFHAAEIERYLGTAVPALPEVLAVGDKIRFDADLNKNTTARAKWVVTTIHNIQNVPPCHSGSETEGSEIAPGTIIKEKGLIQMVKPEFGFIKFGTNYRDRAFFHLNNVALPPRDTIKSLPDVFTINDPVRFEAKPSQKPSEKVKWQATTVWLGDLGTKDVLDSADESGNEVFLSDDESDIMDLIQDGLAAGNASDLEDDGLGAGSGLPLASSQTLVDGLRQHLRVETHDLLSSPKDFNHHFRDLHKDEAFGHMPQSVEPSIVIYRGATGIVTNVTDYGGTIEVQDQASPGSSGSRQGMRPHDVPQMSPEEFGQHLQIKAPVHHGGPTYDDFQREIQEAGLCLSDDVNPRRRRNNHSPLSIPPTSSETSPTSPSGSIHGDHGMPNGVCGNPLGSNGIFSNDVSTRFVWHFFGHIAAPATPTKQEIGHSSSQDGVLRRLAKIMAQELHALQQNERVAKGSVRDASTQTAERLVRPVL, from the exons ATGGTGCTACAAACCTCTCGCCAAGCCATGGTGAACGGGACAAGCAAATCCCGTGAGACGCTGAAGGAGTTTCTTCGTAAACGGGTTGAGTCTCATCCGGGTATCTCCATTCAGAAGCTGACTGGCCATCTTTCTCAACTCCCGGCTGAGATCCGCTTGAAGTATGGCGGCAATGTTGATTCCATCCGCAGAGTGCTTGAGCAGTTTCCTGAGATTTTCATCATCCGTAACCACGATCAAGTACATGTTGCAAATTCGAAGACTGCCAACAAACAGGCGGGGGCATCGTCGGGGGCGAACAGCGATGATGAAACCACCACTACGCTAACTGGGGCAAAAGGAAAAGTGTACCGAATGTTCAAGACGTACGGATTCATTTCTGTGCAGCATCCAATCAGCACGAGCGTCTACTTTAGTCTGCGCTCGTTCGAGAACGGACAGCATTCTAGCCTGCTTTCGTCTGGTCTGCAACTAGGTGATGGCGTTGTTCTTGACGCTGAGGTGGGCCCAAATGACTGTGAGGCTAAGTTTCGGGCTAGCCGAGTGACGCGCATCAAAGGTGCAGGTGCGTCGGCTTCACCGTCTGATTCGTCATCGCCGGCACCCCAAAGTACTGTGCTTCTGCCTCTTGTGAACAGAATTGGTGCGATAGAGACCCTGAAAGATGAGTTTGGCTTTATTAAGTTGGAGAAAGAACAGGAGTGCGCATTTTTTCACGCTGCCGAGATAGAGAGGTATCTTGGGACTGCTGTGCCCGCACTGCCAGAGGTTCTGGCCGTTGGAGACAAGATTCGGTTCGATGCTGACCTTAACAAGAACACGACTGCTAGGGCGAAGTGGGTGGTGACCACCATACATAACATACAAAATGTGCCTCCGTGCCATTCAGGAAGCGAGACGGAGGGAAGTGAAATAGCTCCGGGCACAATAATCAAGGAGAAGGGGCTCATACAGATGGTCAAACCAGAGTTTGGTTTCATCAAATTTGGCACCAACTACCGTGACCGTGCCTTCTTTCACCTCAACAACGTGGCGCTGCCTCCTCGTGACACTATCAAGAGTCTGCCTGACGTGTTCACTATCAATGACCCAGTGCGCTTTGAAGCCAAGCCGAGCCAAAAGCCATCCGAGAAGGTCAAATGGCAGGCGACTACAGTGTGGCTTGGGGATTTGGGGACCAAGGATGTCCTGGACTCTGCTGATGAGAGCGGCAACGAGGTTTTCCTCTCTGACGACGAATCGGACATCATGGACTTGATCCAAGATGGACTTGCGGCTGGCAATGCCAGTGACCTGGAGGACGATGGCCTGGGAGCAGGCTCAGGGCTGCCCCTCGCCTCTTCGCAAACATTAGTTGATGGACTGCGGCAACACCTCCGTGTAGAGACCCACGACCTGTTGTCATCTCCAAAGGACTTCAACCATCATTTTAGAGACCTCCACAAGGACGAAGCCTTTGGCCACATGCCCCAATCTGTCGAGCCATCCATTGTGATTTACCGGGGAGCAACTGGAATTGTCACGAATGTCACAGACTATGGTGGTACAATTGAGGTTCAGGATCAAGCAAGTCCTGGCTCATCCGGATCGAGGCAG GGGATGCGGCCCCATGATGTTCCCCAGATGAGCCCCGAAGAGTTTGGCCAGCATCTGCAGATTAAAGCGCCCGTGCATCATGGAGGGCCGACGTATGACGActtccagcgagaaat ACAAGAGGCAGGCCTTTGCTTATCGGATGATGTGAACCCTCGGAGACGAAGAAACAACCACAGTCCATTGTCCATTCCACCGACATCGAGTGAAACATCGCCCACATCGCCTTCGGGAAGCATTCACGGTGACCACGGCATGCCTAATGGTGTCTGTG GAAATCCTCTGGGATCCAACGGCATATTTTCCAACGACGTAAGT ACGAGGTTTGTGTGGCATTTCTTTGGTCACATAGCTGCGCCAGCTACTCCCACCAAACAGGAGATTGGCCACAGTTCTTCACAG GATGGTGTCCTTCGTCGCCTGGCAAAGATAATGGCACAAGAACTTCATGCCCTGCAGCAAAATGAACGAGTGGCAAAGGGTTCAGTTCGGGACGCAAGCACACAGACAGCAGAGCGCCTTGTTCGTCCAGTCCTGTAG
- the LOC144107516 gene encoding uncharacterized protein LOC144107516 isoform X1, whose product MVLQTSRQAMVNGTSKSRETLKEFLRKRVESHPGISIQKLTGHLSQLPAEIRLKYGGNVDSIRRVLEQFPEIFIIRNHDQVHVANSKTANKQAGASSGANSDDETTTTLTGAKGKVYRMFKTYGFISVQHPISTSVYFSLRSFENGQHSSLLSSGLQLGDGVVLDAEVGPNDCEAKFRASRVTRIKGAGASASPSDSSSPAPQSTVLLPLVNRIGAIETLKDEFGFIKLEKEQECAFFHAAEIERYLGTAVPALPEVLAVGDKIRFDADLNKNTTARAKWVVTTIHNIQNVPPCHSGSETEGSEIAPGTIIKEKGLIQMVKPEFGFIKFGTNYRDRAFFHLNNVALPPRDTIKSLPDVFTINDPVRFEAKPSQKPSEKVKWQATTVWLGDLGTKDVLDSADESGNEVFLSDDESDIMDLIQDGLAAGNASDLEDDGLGAGSGLPLASSQTLVDGLRQHLRVETHDLLSSPKDFNHHFRDLHKDEAFGHMPQSVEPSIVIYRGATGIVTNVTDYGGTIEVQDQASPGSSGSRQVEFSNAVFYRDGSLCVKELCQVLGRGDAVALDYMVGSNGSREEVRCDLVWQGMRPHDVPQMSPEEFGQHLQIKAPVHHGGPTYDDFQREIQEAGLCLSDDVNPRRRRNNHSPLSIPPTSSETSPTSPSGSIHGDHGMPNGVCGNPLGSNGIFSNDVSTRFVWHFFGHIAAPATPTKQEIGHSSSQDGVLRRLAKIMAQELHALQQNERVAKGSVRDASTQTAERLVRPVL is encoded by the exons ATGGTGCTACAAACCTCTCGCCAAGCCATGGTGAACGGGACAAGCAAATCCCGTGAGACGCTGAAGGAGTTTCTTCGTAAACGGGTTGAGTCTCATCCGGGTATCTCCATTCAGAAGCTGACTGGCCATCTTTCTCAACTCCCGGCTGAGATCCGCTTGAAGTATGGCGGCAATGTTGATTCCATCCGCAGAGTGCTTGAGCAGTTTCCTGAGATTTTCATCATCCGTAACCACGATCAAGTACATGTTGCAAATTCGAAGACTGCCAACAAACAGGCGGGGGCATCGTCGGGGGCGAACAGCGATGATGAAACCACCACTACGCTAACTGGGGCAAAAGGAAAAGTGTACCGAATGTTCAAGACGTACGGATTCATTTCTGTGCAGCATCCAATCAGCACGAGCGTCTACTTTAGTCTGCGCTCGTTCGAGAACGGACAGCATTCTAGCCTGCTTTCGTCTGGTCTGCAACTAGGTGATGGCGTTGTTCTTGACGCTGAGGTGGGCCCAAATGACTGTGAGGCTAAGTTTCGGGCTAGCCGAGTGACGCGCATCAAAGGTGCAGGTGCGTCGGCTTCACCGTCTGATTCGTCATCGCCGGCACCCCAAAGTACTGTGCTTCTGCCTCTTGTGAACAGAATTGGTGCGATAGAGACCCTGAAAGATGAGTTTGGCTTTATTAAGTTGGAGAAAGAACAGGAGTGCGCATTTTTTCACGCTGCCGAGATAGAGAGGTATCTTGGGACTGCTGTGCCCGCACTGCCAGAGGTTCTGGCCGTTGGAGACAAGATTCGGTTCGATGCTGACCTTAACAAGAACACGACTGCTAGGGCGAAGTGGGTGGTGACCACCATACATAACATACAAAATGTGCCTCCGTGCCATTCAGGAAGCGAGACGGAGGGAAGTGAAATAGCTCCGGGCACAATAATCAAGGAGAAGGGGCTCATACAGATGGTCAAACCAGAGTTTGGTTTCATCAAATTTGGCACCAACTACCGTGACCGTGCCTTCTTTCACCTCAACAACGTGGCGCTGCCTCCTCGTGACACTATCAAGAGTCTGCCTGACGTGTTCACTATCAATGACCCAGTGCGCTTTGAAGCCAAGCCGAGCCAAAAGCCATCCGAGAAGGTCAAATGGCAGGCGACTACAGTGTGGCTTGGGGATTTGGGGACCAAGGATGTCCTGGACTCTGCTGATGAGAGCGGCAACGAGGTTTTCCTCTCTGACGACGAATCGGACATCATGGACTTGATCCAAGATGGACTTGCGGCTGGCAATGCCAGTGACCTGGAGGACGATGGCCTGGGAGCAGGCTCAGGGCTGCCCCTCGCCTCTTCGCAAACATTAGTTGATGGACTGCGGCAACACCTCCGTGTAGAGACCCACGACCTGTTGTCATCTCCAAAGGACTTCAACCATCATTTTAGAGACCTCCACAAGGACGAAGCCTTTGGCCACATGCCCCAATCTGTCGAGCCATCCATTGTGATTTACCGGGGAGCAACTGGAATTGTCACGAATGTCACAGACTATGGTGGTACAATTGAGGTTCAGGATCAAGCAAGTCCTGGCTCATCCGGATCGAGGCAGGTAGAGTTTTCGAATGCAGTTTTCTACCGGGATGGTTCGTTATGTGTGAAGGAGCTATGCCAGGTGCTTGGTCGAGGCGATGCAGTAGCCCTGGATTACATGGTGGGCAGCAACGGATCGCGCGAGGAAGTGCGTTGCGATCTTGTTTGGCAGGGGATGCGGCCCCATGATGTTCCCCAGATGAGCCCCGAAGAGTTTGGCCAGCATCTGCAGATTAAAGCGCCCGTGCATCATGGAGGGCCGACGTATGACGActtccagcgagaaat ACAAGAGGCAGGCCTTTGCTTATCGGATGATGTGAACCCTCGGAGACGAAGAAACAACCACAGTCCATTGTCCATTCCACCGACATCGAGTGAAACATCGCCCACATCGCCTTCGGGAAGCATTCACGGTGACCACGGCATGCCTAATGGTGTCTGTG GAAATCCTCTGGGATCCAACGGCATATTTTCCAACGACGTAAGT ACGAGGTTTGTGTGGCATTTCTTTGGTCACATAGCTGCGCCAGCTACTCCCACCAAACAGGAGATTGGCCACAGTTCTTCACAG GATGGTGTCCTTCGTCGCCTGGCAAAGATAATGGCACAAGAACTTCATGCCCTGCAGCAAAATGAACGAGTGGCAAAGGGTTCAGTTCGGGACGCAAGCACACAGACAGCAGAGCGCCTTGTTCGTCCAGTCCTGTAG
- the LOC144107516 gene encoding uncharacterized protein LOC144107516 isoform X2 translates to MVLQTSRQAMVNGTSKSRETLKEFLRKRVESHPGISIQKLTGHLSQLPAEIRLKYGGNVDSIRRVLEQFPEIFIIRNHDQVHVANSKTANKQAGASSGANSDDETTTTLTGAKGKVYRMFKTYGFISVQHPISTSVYFSLRSFENGQHSSLLSSGLQLGDGVVLDAEVGPNDCEAKFRASRVTRIKGAGASASPSDSSSPAPQSTVLLPLVNRIGAIETLKDEFGFIKLEKEQECAFFHAAEIERYLGTAVPALPEVLAVGDKIRFDADLNKNTTARAKWVVTTIHNIQNVPPCHSGSETEGSEIAPGTIIKEKGLIQMVKPEFGFIKFGTNYRDRAFFHLNNVALPPRDTIKSLPDVFTINDPVRFEAKPSQKPSEKVKWQATTVWLGDLGTKDVLDSADESGNEVFLSDDESDIMDLIQDGLAAGNASDLEDDGLGAGSGLPLASSQTLVDGLRQHLRVETHDLLSSPKDFNHHFRDLHKDEAFGHMPQSVEPSIVIYRGATGIVTNVTDYGGTIEVQDQASPGSSGSRQVEFSNAVFYRDGSLCVKELCQVLGRGDAVALDYMVGSNGSREEVRCDLVWQGMRPHDVPQMSPEEFGQHLQIKAPVHHGGPTYDDFQREIQEAGLCLSDDVNPRRRRNNHSPLSIPPTSSETSPTSPSGSIHGDHGMPNGVCGNPLGSNGIFSNDTRFVWHFFGHIAAPATPTKQEIGHSSSQDGVLRRLAKIMAQELHALQQNERVAKGSVRDASTQTAERLVRPVL, encoded by the exons ATGGTGCTACAAACCTCTCGCCAAGCCATGGTGAACGGGACAAGCAAATCCCGTGAGACGCTGAAGGAGTTTCTTCGTAAACGGGTTGAGTCTCATCCGGGTATCTCCATTCAGAAGCTGACTGGCCATCTTTCTCAACTCCCGGCTGAGATCCGCTTGAAGTATGGCGGCAATGTTGATTCCATCCGCAGAGTGCTTGAGCAGTTTCCTGAGATTTTCATCATCCGTAACCACGATCAAGTACATGTTGCAAATTCGAAGACTGCCAACAAACAGGCGGGGGCATCGTCGGGGGCGAACAGCGATGATGAAACCACCACTACGCTAACTGGGGCAAAAGGAAAAGTGTACCGAATGTTCAAGACGTACGGATTCATTTCTGTGCAGCATCCAATCAGCACGAGCGTCTACTTTAGTCTGCGCTCGTTCGAGAACGGACAGCATTCTAGCCTGCTTTCGTCTGGTCTGCAACTAGGTGATGGCGTTGTTCTTGACGCTGAGGTGGGCCCAAATGACTGTGAGGCTAAGTTTCGGGCTAGCCGAGTGACGCGCATCAAAGGTGCAGGTGCGTCGGCTTCACCGTCTGATTCGTCATCGCCGGCACCCCAAAGTACTGTGCTTCTGCCTCTTGTGAACAGAATTGGTGCGATAGAGACCCTGAAAGATGAGTTTGGCTTTATTAAGTTGGAGAAAGAACAGGAGTGCGCATTTTTTCACGCTGCCGAGATAGAGAGGTATCTTGGGACTGCTGTGCCCGCACTGCCAGAGGTTCTGGCCGTTGGAGACAAGATTCGGTTCGATGCTGACCTTAACAAGAACACGACTGCTAGGGCGAAGTGGGTGGTGACCACCATACATAACATACAAAATGTGCCTCCGTGCCATTCAGGAAGCGAGACGGAGGGAAGTGAAATAGCTCCGGGCACAATAATCAAGGAGAAGGGGCTCATACAGATGGTCAAACCAGAGTTTGGTTTCATCAAATTTGGCACCAACTACCGTGACCGTGCCTTCTTTCACCTCAACAACGTGGCGCTGCCTCCTCGTGACACTATCAAGAGTCTGCCTGACGTGTTCACTATCAATGACCCAGTGCGCTTTGAAGCCAAGCCGAGCCAAAAGCCATCCGAGAAGGTCAAATGGCAGGCGACTACAGTGTGGCTTGGGGATTTGGGGACCAAGGATGTCCTGGACTCTGCTGATGAGAGCGGCAACGAGGTTTTCCTCTCTGACGACGAATCGGACATCATGGACTTGATCCAAGATGGACTTGCGGCTGGCAATGCCAGTGACCTGGAGGACGATGGCCTGGGAGCAGGCTCAGGGCTGCCCCTCGCCTCTTCGCAAACATTAGTTGATGGACTGCGGCAACACCTCCGTGTAGAGACCCACGACCTGTTGTCATCTCCAAAGGACTTCAACCATCATTTTAGAGACCTCCACAAGGACGAAGCCTTTGGCCACATGCCCCAATCTGTCGAGCCATCCATTGTGATTTACCGGGGAGCAACTGGAATTGTCACGAATGTCACAGACTATGGTGGTACAATTGAGGTTCAGGATCAAGCAAGTCCTGGCTCATCCGGATCGAGGCAGGTAGAGTTTTCGAATGCAGTTTTCTACCGGGATGGTTCGTTATGTGTGAAGGAGCTATGCCAGGTGCTTGGTCGAGGCGATGCAGTAGCCCTGGATTACATGGTGGGCAGCAACGGATCGCGCGAGGAAGTGCGTTGCGATCTTGTTTGGCAGGGGATGCGGCCCCATGATGTTCCCCAGATGAGCCCCGAAGAGTTTGGCCAGCATCTGCAGATTAAAGCGCCCGTGCATCATGGAGGGCCGACGTATGACGActtccagcgagaaat ACAAGAGGCAGGCCTTTGCTTATCGGATGATGTGAACCCTCGGAGACGAAGAAACAACCACAGTCCATTGTCCATTCCACCGACATCGAGTGAAACATCGCCCACATCGCCTTCGGGAAGCATTCACGGTGACCACGGCATGCCTAATGGTGTCTGTG GAAATCCTCTGGGATCCAACGGCATATTTTCCAACGAC ACGAGGTTTGTGTGGCATTTCTTTGGTCACATAGCTGCGCCAGCTACTCCCACCAAACAGGAGATTGGCCACAGTTCTTCACAG GATGGTGTCCTTCGTCGCCTGGCAAAGATAATGGCACAAGAACTTCATGCCCTGCAGCAAAATGAACGAGTGGCAAAGGGTTCAGTTCGGGACGCAAGCACACAGACAGCAGAGCGCCTTGTTCGTCCAGTCCTGTAG
- the LOC144107516 gene encoding uncharacterized protein LOC144107516 isoform X3 yields the protein MVLQTSRQAMVNGTSKSRETLKEFLRKRVESHPGISIQKLTGHLSQLPAEIRLKYGGNVDSIRRVLEQFPEIFIIRNHDQVHVANSKTANKQAGASSGANSDDETTTTLTGAKGKVYRMFKTYGFISVQHPISTSVYFSLRSFENGQHSSLLSSGLQLGDGVVLDAEVGPNDCEAKFRASRVTRIKGAGASASPSDSSSPAPQSTVLLPLVNRIGAIETLKDEFGFIKLEKEQECAFFHAAEIERYLGTAVPALPEVLAVGDKIRFDADLNKNTTARAKWVVTTIHNIQNVPPCHSGSETEGSEIAPGTIIKEKGLIQMVKPEFGFIKFGTNYRDRAFFHLNNVALPPRDTIKSLPDVFTINDPVRFEAKPSQKPSEKVKWQATTVWLGDLGTKDVLDSADESGNEVFLSDDESDIMDLIQDGLAAGNASDLEDDGLGAGSGLPLASSQTLVDGLRQHLRVETHDLLSSPKDFNHHFRDLHKDEAFGHMPQSVEPSIVIYRGATGIVTNVTDYGGTIEVQDQASPGSSGSRQVEFSNAVFYRDGSLCVKELCQVLGRGDAVALDYMVGSNGSREEVRCDLVWQGMRPHDVPQMSPEEFGQHLQIKAPVHHGGPTYDDFQREIQEAGLCLSDDVNPRRRRNNHSPLSIPPTSSETSPTSPSGSIHGDHGMPNGVCGNPLGSNGIFSNDVSDGVLRRLAKIMAQELHALQQNERVAKGSVRDASTQTAERLVRPVL from the exons ATGGTGCTACAAACCTCTCGCCAAGCCATGGTGAACGGGACAAGCAAATCCCGTGAGACGCTGAAGGAGTTTCTTCGTAAACGGGTTGAGTCTCATCCGGGTATCTCCATTCAGAAGCTGACTGGCCATCTTTCTCAACTCCCGGCTGAGATCCGCTTGAAGTATGGCGGCAATGTTGATTCCATCCGCAGAGTGCTTGAGCAGTTTCCTGAGATTTTCATCATCCGTAACCACGATCAAGTACATGTTGCAAATTCGAAGACTGCCAACAAACAGGCGGGGGCATCGTCGGGGGCGAACAGCGATGATGAAACCACCACTACGCTAACTGGGGCAAAAGGAAAAGTGTACCGAATGTTCAAGACGTACGGATTCATTTCTGTGCAGCATCCAATCAGCACGAGCGTCTACTTTAGTCTGCGCTCGTTCGAGAACGGACAGCATTCTAGCCTGCTTTCGTCTGGTCTGCAACTAGGTGATGGCGTTGTTCTTGACGCTGAGGTGGGCCCAAATGACTGTGAGGCTAAGTTTCGGGCTAGCCGAGTGACGCGCATCAAAGGTGCAGGTGCGTCGGCTTCACCGTCTGATTCGTCATCGCCGGCACCCCAAAGTACTGTGCTTCTGCCTCTTGTGAACAGAATTGGTGCGATAGAGACCCTGAAAGATGAGTTTGGCTTTATTAAGTTGGAGAAAGAACAGGAGTGCGCATTTTTTCACGCTGCCGAGATAGAGAGGTATCTTGGGACTGCTGTGCCCGCACTGCCAGAGGTTCTGGCCGTTGGAGACAAGATTCGGTTCGATGCTGACCTTAACAAGAACACGACTGCTAGGGCGAAGTGGGTGGTGACCACCATACATAACATACAAAATGTGCCTCCGTGCCATTCAGGAAGCGAGACGGAGGGAAGTGAAATAGCTCCGGGCACAATAATCAAGGAGAAGGGGCTCATACAGATGGTCAAACCAGAGTTTGGTTTCATCAAATTTGGCACCAACTACCGTGACCGTGCCTTCTTTCACCTCAACAACGTGGCGCTGCCTCCTCGTGACACTATCAAGAGTCTGCCTGACGTGTTCACTATCAATGACCCAGTGCGCTTTGAAGCCAAGCCGAGCCAAAAGCCATCCGAGAAGGTCAAATGGCAGGCGACTACAGTGTGGCTTGGGGATTTGGGGACCAAGGATGTCCTGGACTCTGCTGATGAGAGCGGCAACGAGGTTTTCCTCTCTGACGACGAATCGGACATCATGGACTTGATCCAAGATGGACTTGCGGCTGGCAATGCCAGTGACCTGGAGGACGATGGCCTGGGAGCAGGCTCAGGGCTGCCCCTCGCCTCTTCGCAAACATTAGTTGATGGACTGCGGCAACACCTCCGTGTAGAGACCCACGACCTGTTGTCATCTCCAAAGGACTTCAACCATCATTTTAGAGACCTCCACAAGGACGAAGCCTTTGGCCACATGCCCCAATCTGTCGAGCCATCCATTGTGATTTACCGGGGAGCAACTGGAATTGTCACGAATGTCACAGACTATGGTGGTACAATTGAGGTTCAGGATCAAGCAAGTCCTGGCTCATCCGGATCGAGGCAGGTAGAGTTTTCGAATGCAGTTTTCTACCGGGATGGTTCGTTATGTGTGAAGGAGCTATGCCAGGTGCTTGGTCGAGGCGATGCAGTAGCCCTGGATTACATGGTGGGCAGCAACGGATCGCGCGAGGAAGTGCGTTGCGATCTTGTTTGGCAGGGGATGCGGCCCCATGATGTTCCCCAGATGAGCCCCGAAGAGTTTGGCCAGCATCTGCAGATTAAAGCGCCCGTGCATCATGGAGGGCCGACGTATGACGActtccagcgagaaat ACAAGAGGCAGGCCTTTGCTTATCGGATGATGTGAACCCTCGGAGACGAAGAAACAACCACAGTCCATTGTCCATTCCACCGACATCGAGTGAAACATCGCCCACATCGCCTTCGGGAAGCATTCACGGTGACCACGGCATGCCTAATGGTGTCTGTG GAAATCCTCTGGGATCCAACGGCATATTTTCCAACGACGTAAGT GATGGTGTCCTTCGTCGCCTGGCAAAGATAATGGCACAAGAACTTCATGCCCTGCAGCAAAATGAACGAGTGGCAAAGGGTTCAGTTCGGGACGCAAGCACACAGACAGCAGAGCGCCTTGTTCGTCCAGTCCTGTAG